The DNA segment ATGTCTGCATCAGTGAACTCCTACCTCAAGAGATGACATGGCCGCCTCAGTGTTCATCTACCTCATCATATGTCATGTCTGCATCAGTGTTCATCTACATCATCATGTGTCATGTCTGCATCAGTGTTCACCTACCTCACCGTACGTCATGTCTGCATCAGTGTTCACCTACCTCACCGTATGTCATGTCTGCATCATTGTTCACCTACCTCACCGTATTTCATGTCTGCGTCAGTGTTCACCTACCTCACCGTATGTCATGTCTGAATCAGTGTTCACCTACCTCAAGAGCTGTCATGACTGCATCAGTGTTCACCTTACTCATCATGTGTCATGTCTACATAAGTGAACTCCTACCTCAAGAGCTGTTATGACCGCATCAGTGTTCACCTATCTCACCAAATGTCATGTCTGCATCAGTGTTCCCCTACCTCATCGTATGTCATGTCTGCATCAGTGTTCACCTACATCACCGTATGTCATGTCTGCATCAGTGTTCACCGATCTCACCGTATGTCATGTCTGCATCAGTTTTCACCTACCTCGAGAGATGTCATGTCTGCATCAGTGTTCACCTACCTCATCATATGTCATGTCTGCATCTTTGTTCACCTTCTTCACCAAGTGTAATGTCTGCATTAGTTTTCACCTACCTAAAAAGGTGGCATGACCGCATCAGTGTACACCTATCTCAAGATATGCCATGTCTGCATCCGTGTACTCCTACCTCAAGAGCTGTCATGACCGCATCAGTGTTTTACCACCTAATTGGATGCCATTTCTGACTAAGTATGTCTACTTACCTCAAGAGCGGTCATGCCTGCATCAGTATGAACGTCCTGTCTTTCCGCCAAGGAAAGGGCGAAGATGTAGCAGTTTGTTTCCTTCGATAAAACCATCTGGTGCTGTAATAATCCaatgttgaatattttactgatttatgaatattagttagataacactttgcaaatttctttaaataaaaatattgaaaaacaatcgCAAATTTATGTTAGGAATACCATATGTAACAGAACCTTTTGAAGGATACCTGTATGTAGAAATTATGTCAAGTACATTAAAAGATGGAACAAtggaaagaaaagaaaaaagaaattgtcaaaaactaaaatagaattaacattattgtgtaaaatgcattgaatcttacttactgatgtatcacatcgcttactaCATTTGCATCTTTTGCtttttttgcgcatttttccatTTCGAAATTTACaagggttgtctaccacgttaATCCTTGTAAGtttaatcaaagtgctgaaagcactgatggactagggcttcatttaggggaaaGTTGACAActatgttctaagcattgaaaaaatcggctcacatcacaaggggtcactgtttaatgggctagcttaaacttttgacttaaattgcttgcaagctgcaaaggaaatttgataatctcgttaagtgtgtgtagagtgagggggCGGGGTGtggggctaaagcgttaaatcagataaagtcatagttcttttgaatttctcaaagtcgtttaataagacttgtacaaattaatttacgtgtttggcgtatgttaaccaaagtacacatacttctttaatttgatcaaatattttatatcaaaggtctgttgtttgcagtttcagagaaggttttcaatgatgtaattatatactatatagaaaacctgtcacttctttttcaggggagctttaaaccacagagCCATACTATGAACAATCtatgtaaaagacatctacattgtacacgtatgtcagactgcatgcacaatgctattaggaagcagtttttatttgaaaagtgaagaattattttctacCTCTTAATTAGTGTTTGgtattcaattaatataaaatgttaccatgataacttagtgctgttgataaatattaggcactgccttctgtctcaTGCTATTCTTATTACTGCTACAGACTTTTGTaaaaagcaagttgagtagactaagatgagatgaatatcgttcatcaagtatgaaatattgaaatgtcttttaaatacattgaccatcaaatttcataacatggtgtcagcagttcatcacactgcttgtgagaatggaataccaaacataatcatattctttattatatacccatcatcaatccacatgcaatacatatcacaaaatactttaacccatattctgCTCCAGTGtaatacggccatataccactcttgtgacgtcacgtcataacaagtatgttgcgcaatattaaattgacgtcattaaaccaatgagtgcatccttaaaatgcaatttattatgcaaagatgtggcttctaagtgatcaaatcagtaatgtatataataaaaggattattagtactgcgttttgatccggatatggcggaatgtcatattcgattctggtagttttttgtagattttacTCGGCTTTTGCCTTGTGAAaaccgaatctgcaaaaatctacttgagtcgaatacaacctccttgatcaaaacgcagtacttataaccctattatatacaaaacctgttaccccatggacagagcatctttaacccacagggccattgtaactttgaacaatcattgtatgcagtacttataaccctattatgtacaaaacctgttaccccatggacagagcatctttaacccacagggccattgtaactttgaacaatcattgtaaaagacaactacaagtcagactacatacaagatgctaaggaagtagtttggaaaaatgagaattattttctccgtcttaatttgtatgcattagataactcaataaatgcagcagttgaccattcttgtattgtcctctgtcactgtcctgatagctccctatctcaatagttgcaaaaggttgtaggttcatgattccctggtccaatatgtcatacagaaagaagatgttgaatgtagaatcaagaagctttcttttcaggcacttcgaattgaatagtactgtaacatttggagtgcctagaatttgttggattcgtaggcaacatgtatcaggtgttgcagtatatttggcaaatacttttcacccgtccttgtaaatctaaaaaagctttcattttgcaaaagtagttcatataactataataaggttgctaaatcagagtttgaataattctgaaaactaggTGTGCCTTTAAtcgcagcaatttgaactccaactcataatgtcaattaagctggttaagcaatactgcagttccttggtatggggattgctttatttacttgaataaacaaacatttcctgCGTTGGATAgtacaatgtatctttgatttggattgtaaaatataacttatataaataaatatatattcttaacttttaatatgtaattagacaattagttaatttttcaactgcgcaccaaaaccctgaatctgaatacacaagctaatgcatcagtcaattgtaaccatgccccccccccggtcccggaatagcagggacttttattttcggtccagccaaccccagctaaattccccgccctgcggagataatctgGTGGttaagtccccaccaaatgcacccgcacccaagggacattaggttaagccccatccacactgtattttccgggaagacccgGCACTGCGGAGCCTACTGAAAGgcaaaaacatggcccatttcgacggctatccccggtatacccccggatgtgggagccgtggttacaattgactggtgcataatgatcctTGTGATCCAATAtcatgccaagacgatttctgTTCTAACATTGCCAGGtgagttattcttaagcataaaaaagcctggacagtatttgagaaagactgttgtgaggttaaatcttcattacttcactattccacaacattgggtgataatggaactttattgaatattttgattttaattgtgttccctaaacgccacaagtcaactgattaatacaaattaattcaattctatctccacaatattcggcactgcattgttaaataaaactcaaaagttacacttgtaaattatataacataatacctttccctcaaatatttcacaaatttatattgatatatcaacaacaatgcatcaccaaactgtatctctgactgattattgattttcattcttggctagaaaacaaaaagtgagcacaaagcgtcttcagaaaaagaacttgtaatgtatgcaccagtcagttgtaaccacgccccccccccccccgaaggGAACagcaggtactttgactttcggtccagccagtccccggtaaaatccctgccctgcgggaacgaactggtggtaaaatcccgtgaataaccccgcaccccggggatctaaggtaagagcaattccctgatataatttgcgggaagacaaaaccacgtTATCtcccggcattgcgaggacacttccataactttaatgttgatatttttttatgtttacaacacattgaacaagtccaaaaaggtaatatataattcgctgaagttctttagctacgaggacacctgaaaggttaaaacacagccctttccacccccccccccacccccgtATATTCCCaaggggccgtggtaacaattgactggtgcattatacgagaggaaatcaaaattgagcaggcaagattgttttacctacggcgatggtttatcacaatgtcattgaacaaaatgtacttacactgagagtggctccaagacttttctatacacataggtaaacaatcatctcattcataagccagatgctgtgcacatattcatacatttggcttcatttagaatgaaaattacagtagactggtaccctgatttacttttcctcaaaaatattaagttatacaggtacgcggcatatgggttttagttaacattaatagtatttgaacaataaataccaaaaatcatgttgtgtTTGAAAAAGAGCTTAGTGTcatgcaatgattagttaaaaaataaactttgtatcgaaaagaaaatatcacggaaacatgcaaattatgtcgaaaaaaagaacagggaccgacttcggattttttttattaacaatggatatcgtttttataaataaataccgACATTCTATACAACGGatattaacaatacttttttaaacaaactttcctggttgttttctacttagaccgcacacTTTagtcgctttacgtatgaattcacaagacatttcgaatgcgtgATGGGCACCGCGGTTatctgatactggtttctttttggataaaagagaaagagggtaccagtctatcaatacagagcattgaacgggaAAATTTCGATGGGTACTTTTCCAATatattcatattcttattgcatataatctgaccgtatgcaagaacattcatgtagttaacccgattaactcactcgctacttatgaatttcttgtgcttcattaaaagaacatacggttagcttgaattgttaggagaactatttttattggattttttcattgtaatcagttctggtactactttgattattcaaattcgctaacggcaatccaatcaaaacacagcgtatgaatacattatgtCAGTGaaccccagatgcggcttgagaatgcagatatcGTGAGTATcactatgaactaggccacaagtgccctagtccaaaaatagCGTTGGTGTGTTTATCTGTACACATAAACAGATGAATGAGTTAAACCCGGAAACCAGTATGCCCTATTTTtaaacagacaaacacagatgaaacagcaacatgattattttaatcatgtaaattgATGTACTATCGGCCTCCTACTATTTGCCTTTACAATTCTAGGCTTGGTTTGAGTAAATATTGTGCTTGCAGATTTTTttaccatctggtgtctagtccctttaaaaagcTTGCTTACCGTGTGGAAGTCGTAGTAGAATGTAATGGTCGCATGCTCGGCTGGTTCGTGCGTATGCGTGTGGTTGTGTGGATGATGCGTGACATGTGTCGTCATTTCCGGGGGAAGTGTAGCAGcctaaataaatgaaaaaatgagaTAATATGACAGTCggttaaatattgatttttgctgttgttttttgttgttgttaggTTTAATTTGGCAATTGGAAATGCCCCAGGTCGGGAGCGAACCCTCAATATCGTGGGTAAAAAGCTGGTCCCTTAAACCAAAATATCGTGCGAGAATAGCTGACCCCTTAACCCTAATAATCGTAGGTGAAATGCTGATCCCTTAACCCTAACTATCGTAGGTGAAAAGCCTAACCCCTTAACCCAAAATATCCTGGGTGAAAAGCCTTACCCCTTAACCTTAAATATCGTTGGTGAGAGGCTGACCCCTTAACCCTAAATATCGCGGATGAAAGGCTGACCTCATAATCTTAAATATCGCGGTTGTAAGGCTGATCCCTTAACCCTAACTATCGTGGGTGAAAAGCTGACCCATTAACCCTAACTATCGTGGGTGAAAGGCTGACCCATTAACCCTAACTATCGTGGGTGAAAGGCTGACCCATTAACCCTAACTATCGTGGGTGAAAGGCTGATCCCTTAACCCTAACTATCGTGGGTGAAAGGCTGACCCATCAACCCTAACTATCTTGGGTGAAAGGCTGATCCCTTAACCCTAACTATCGTGGGTGAAAGGCTGACCCATTAACCCTAACTATCGTGGGTAAAAGGCTGACCCATTACCCCTAACTATCGTGGGTGAAAGGCTGACCCATTAACCCTAACTATCGTGGGTAAAAGGCTGACCCATTACCCCTAACTATCGTGGGTGAAAGGCTGACCCATTAACCCTAACTATCGTGGGTGAAAGGCTGATCCATTAACGACTGACCCATTAACCCTAAATATCGTGTGTGAAAGGCTGACCCATTAACCCTAACTCTCGTGGGTGAAAGGCTGACCCATTAACCCTAACTATCGTGGGTGAAAGGCTGACCCATTAACCCTAACTATCGTGGGTGAAAGGCTGACCCATTAACCCTAAATATCGTGGGTGAAAGGCTGACCCATTAACCCTAACTATCGTGGGTGAAAGGCTGACCCCTTAACCCTAAATATCGTGTGTGAAAAGCTGACCCCTTAACCCTAAATATCGTGTGTGAAAAGCTGACCCCTTAACCCTAAATATCGTGTGTGAAAAGCTGACCCCTTAACCCTAAATATCGTGTGTGAAAAGCTGACCCCTAAACTCTGAATATCGTCAGTGGGAAGCTGACCCCTTAACCATATATATCATGAGTGAAAAGCTGACCCATAAACGAAAGATCGTGGGTGAAAAGTGGACACCTTTGCCACAAGTCCACTCTCAACCTCTAAATGCGTTTAGTCATACGTTCTAGTAGATAAAATTGGGAAAATAGATTATATTAAAGGAACTCGTTCACGTTTAAAAGGGTCAGatatagaataaaataatttcggGAAATGTGAATAAAATGCCTATTTCGATAATAGAACACCATCAAAACTTCAAATTAAAGCAAAACTGTTCcgtatcattttaaatatgacaGAATATGTTGTTTTGGACCGAAAAGTAAGtaacgctattgaaaattgaaaggtttaagacatacatgtacattgttatgTTCAAGTGAGTATTACGttaatttttgtcttaaaattacgtaaaataactcaattttaaCAAAGCTAAAACATAATTAGTTACAGACATAAAATCTGTGAGCGAGTACCTTTTAAAACCGATGTTAAAAACTTACCAAAGAGCATGCCACGATCGCGGACAGCAGAACATACTTCAACATTTTGGCTGGCGTTGTGTTTTGACGACCACGGAGTTCtaatttgagcaaattttagAATAGAGTAATAGCTGTTTAAATTTGTAGATAAAAGGTGTCTTATCTTCTTATCACTAAGTTTTACCCTATAAAAGTGTCAATGTACTCATTTATACTCATATCGTGTCATCTTAATACAAAAGTAGGCAGCGTAACCTACACTGGCGTTCCAAAATCGGCaactcaaaacaagcctagaattatcaaACCGAGCTAGTATGGGGCCGataatataagtatctttcatggccgaaagtgtaagatgggttcatcccaacccgagcgtagggtgttttgcggaaacgaggtttaccgagtggTAAGAGCGCGAGGGTAGGGATGAACCGTTCtaacacgagcggctatggtagatgatTTTTTCCTCCCACCTCAGTTTAAGAATATAAAGTTGAAATGTCActtgcgtatagatatgtgatattTGTGGTTGTcttggatatgcgcgcagtgattctgattatgtaaatagtcaaatcgttctttaaatagttctgaggagagtgcagcattatttcttgaaaacctttttatggtgttatttgaagcaagaaataattaatttggattttaaatacaaccacaaagacaaggtttccatgatgctacagacgacggtcttcaacaagggaggtaattgtatgaagacaataaaaaaagaaattccatacgggtacttgttttatttttgcctgtgggcaagattataagtatcgtctatggccgctcgtgtaagataggttcatcccaacccgagcgtagggtgttttgcggaaacgagatTTACCGAGTTTcctcaaaatgtttttttttgctggaacgcttttgtgcgtagtgaaaataaatgcgtaaggatatgtgataattcgtggttgtcatggatatgcacgCAGATTATGTTGACAGTCAAATcggtttttaaatagttctgaggagagtaacgcttatttcttaaaaagtgcgtgaaaactttttatggtggcatttgaagcgagaaataattaataagcattttaaatattgccacaagacaaggtttctatgatgctacagacgacagtcttcaacaagggaaataataacaatgtggtgaccattaaaaaggagttccatacatacgggtacttgttttatctttgcccatgggcaagataagaatttctagcatggttaaattttcggatctacttatctgaggtgcaagaataatttattgtacgtgattaaaatatattatcgctgtttcagctgagtttacccgtttaaaaatagctcaTACTCGTTTACcagtttataatgtttatatttagcaTGCGAAGATCCCATGTTCAgcacagatacatataccgcctctatttttaagtttactttgatttacgtggtagacaaatcCAGTAAACTTCGCATTGGAAGATtgtgcaaaaactgcgaaatatATATGTGGCGTAAGCGATGAgatacatcagtaaataagattcaatgcgttgtacacaacgaattcaattcttgcaatggtatcatctggtttctagtccctttaagcattttcttcaTTACATGTTTGTCTACTGGGTTTATAACTGTGTGTccattgtattgtaaaatgacACGATTcagtaaaagaaaaattaaatgcAGATGTTTAGCAGTAATATTATCTAAGTAtggtcatttttttaagaattcttCGACATTTAGATAACATTTCtgatgaatatttattgtttagaaATCAAGagaaattacaattaaaaagcCTGGCAAGATTTCTAAAAACCctgtatatatttgaaattatgttcATTGATGATGGTATGGTTAAGtccaataaattatattcttattcAAACTTCTTATCTCTAAAGGACGTCATTATTACATAAGCTGGCTATATTTAGTGTAAAGGCAAATCAGATAAGCGACTAAGTAGTGAACATTCCATTCTTTCTTAAACTGGATGCAACTGcacttttgaaataatgtgtcataatatgttaatgattatgttgatttatttattcGTATGTGCATGttatgatgattgttttgatgaaaataagcTTTATATGCTTGTATCTATAAAAtgttctattctgttctgtttattcctACGATTTGCTTAAACATCTTGTTTAAGCCATTTTGTGAGTGTTAAAcatttgttgtatttgtttatatcagtacatgtatgtgatgttaatatgatGTTGTCTATTAACTTGATATCGGTATGCCTGTCGATCTAGTTGAATAATTATGCAgttaaaataatgtgttaaatGGAAAAcactcattcggaactcctcggcatgtatgccggtacatcagaagaagtagttcgtaaaattttagatagttttattaaataattgtagcGTTTTAACGAGTATTTTGTATaacagtttaaattgattgccagtgaagtgatttattgcataaataagtACAATTTATAAGATTAATGTCATTCAGTTTTAGCTAGCTTGAAATTaatacgcgatctacttgcagcgtagtaaaatgcaaagatttctgacattgtaatcCGTCCATATACACTCgaagttgttttcaatggaaaatgaccgaggagttccgaatgggaaTTCACATTTACTTTTCGTAGTTGTAAAAATCGCAAACTATCGGTTTTAAGGGATATACTTCTTTAGAtccaaatgatttaaatgacaATGTATGGTTTTAGCAAaaatcgaaccccgttggctcgaactcacgtGGACCGGCGAAattacctcgagcctcggaacaT comes from the Mya arenaria isolate MELC-2E11 chromosome 13, ASM2691426v1 genome and includes:
- the LOC128212768 gene encoding uncharacterized protein LOC128212768 → MLKYVLLSAIVACSLAATLPPEMTTHVTHHPHNHTHTHEPAEHATITFYYDFHTHQMVLSKETNCYIFALSLAERQDVHTDAGMTALELKLVNLLTTGTLTTVSKDSLDHHLVQACGRKVTTYHDVTQ